One Brassica napus cultivar Da-Ae chromosome C2, Da-Ae, whole genome shotgun sequence DNA window includes the following coding sequences:
- the LOC106446564 gene encoding serine/threonine-protein kinase BSK5-like, with protein MGLRCSKLSLCWWPTHQKSTLNDASDLENGTEDLPSFSEFSFDQLRAATSGFSTDSIVSEHGVKAPNVVYEGRLEDGRWIAVKRFNRSAWPDTRQFLEEAKAVGQLRSERLANLIGFCCEGDERLLVAEFMPFETLSKHLFHWDSEPMKWAMRVRVALYLAQALEYCSSKGRALYHDLNAYRILFDQDGDPRLSCFGLMKNSRDGKSYSTNLAFTPPEYLKTGRVIPESVVYSFGTLLLDLLSGKHIPPSHALDLIRGKNFMMLMDSALEGHFSNDDGADLVRLASRCLQYEARERPNVKSLVTSLAPLQKETDVPSYVLLGIPHGAASPKEATSLTPLGDACSRLDLTAIHEILEKVGYKDDEGIANELSFQVWTDQLQETLNAKKQGDAAFKGKDFVTTIECYTQFIEDGTMVSPTVFARRCLCYLMSNKPQEALGDAMQAQVVSPEWPTAFYLQAAALFSLGMDKDACETLKDGTSLEAKKQNNRN; from the exons ATGGGACTTCGCTGCTCTAAGCTGTCTCTCTGCTGGTGGCCAACACATCAGAAATCAACTCTCAACGACGCTTCTGATCTAG AAAACGGAACGGAGGATTTGCCGTCGTTTAGTGAGTTCAGCTTCGATCAACTACGAGCTGCCACTTCAGGTTTCTCTACGGATAGCATCGTCTCCGAACACGGCGTTAAAGCTCCCAACGTCGTTTACGAAGGCAGACTCGAAGATGGCCGTTGGATCGCTGTTAAGCGCTTCAACAGATCCGCTTGGCCCGACACTCGTCAGTTTCTT GAGGAAGCAAAAGCTGTGGGGCAGTTGAGGAGTGAGAGGCTGGCGAACTTGATTGGGTTCTGTTGTGAAGGAGATGAGAGACTGCTCGTTGCTGAGTTTATGCCTTTTGAAACTCTCTCTAAGCATCTCTTCCACT GGGATAGCGAGCCAATGAAGTGGGCGATGAGGGTGAGAGTGGCTTTGTATCTTGCTCAAGCACTCGAGTATTGCAGCAGCAAAGGTCGCGCCTTGTACCATGATCTCAACGCTTACAGGATCTTGTTTGACCAG GATGGTGATCCGAGACTATCTTGTTTCGGTCTTATGAAGAATAGTAGAGATGGGAAGAGTTACAGTACTAATCTGGCTTTCACACCTCCTGAGTATCTAAAAACAG GGAGAGTGATTCCTGAGAGCGTGGTCTACAGCTTCGGAACGCTGTTGCTAGATCTTCTCAGTGGCAAACACATACCACCAAGCCAT GCGCTTGATCTGATTCGTGGGAAGAACTTCATGATGCTAATGGACTCGGCTCTTGAAGGTCATTTCTCTAATGATGATGGAGCCGATTTGGTTCGCTTAGCTTCCCGTTGTTTGCAGTATGAAGCTCGTGAAAGGCCAAATGTGAAATCTCTTGTTACTTCACTCGCTCCTCTTCAGAAGGAAACTGAT GTTCCGTCCTATGTCTTACTGGGGATTCCACATGGAGCTGCTTCTCCAAAGGAAGCAACGTCGCTGACCCCTCTTGGTGATGCTTGTTCAAGACTTGATCTCACCGCGATTCATGAGATTCTTGAGAAAGTGGGGTACAAAGACGATGAGGGCATAGCAAATGAG CTCTCATTTCAAGTGTGGACCGACCAGCTTCAGGAGACTCTAAATGCCAAGAAACAAGGAGATGCTGCGTTCAAAGGCAAAGACTTTGTCACTACCATTGAATGTTACACGCAG TTCATAGAAGATGGGACAATGGTATCGCCAACGGTTTTTGCAAGGAGGTGTTTGTGTTATCTGATGAGCAACAAGCCTCAAGAGGCACTTGGTGATGCAATGCAGGCGCAAGTAGTGTCTCCTGAGTGGCCAACGGCTTTCTATCTCCAGGCTGCTGCTCTCTTCAGCCTTGGAATGGATAAAGACGCCtgtgaaaccctaaaagatggAACTTCCTTGGAAGCTAAGAAACAGAATAACAGAAACTGA
- the LOC106449876 gene encoding uncharacterized protein LOC106449876 encodes MVRKQFQQAKTGIEALKSMDANKYLKKVGLGRDDMFFWKQGGKALLCTYTIFGMAWLYNETSPLGWWTLKPRPKEERELAHLYERREFPYPGDTEAMEDFVAKGGMIGTAIGPKGVVESEGEADNYQKEMEKKKFDKEAQKLWLRMRNEVMTELHEKGYELE; translated from the exons ATGGTGCGAAAACAGTTTCAACAGGCTAAAACAG GAATAGAGGCTTTGAAGTCAATGGATGCAAACAAGTACCTGAAGAAGGTCGGACTAGGGCGTGACGATATGTTCTTTTGGAAACAAGGGGGTAAAGCGTTGCTATGCACCTACACAATCTTTGGCATGGCTTGGTTATACAATGAAACATCTCCTCTAGGGTGGTGGACGCTGAAGCCGAGAccaaaggaggagagagagttgGCTCATTTGTATGAGCGGCGTGAGTTTCCTTATCCTGGTGATACAGAGGCCATGGAGGATTTTGTTGCGAAGGGAGGGATGATAGGGACAGCGATTGGGCCTAAAGGGGTTGTTGAGTCCGAAGGTGAAGCTGATAATTACCAGAAagaaatggagaagaagaagtttgaCAAAGAGGCTCAGAAACTGTGGTTGAGGATGAGGAATGAGGTTATGACTGAACTTCATGAGAAAGGGTATGAGCTTGAGTAA
- the LOC106446566 gene encoding uncharacterized protein LOC106446566: MECATSSQPLRTPVKQCLETRSGGVEPELVKYMSKLPVFLERADTTPQENLLSVGVLPWSRLENWHLSHNNRMLMMPVKNRFPSSLVPPPSDKSSAGARIVHQRRHRSSRQTKKPKDHRGGLSVPDEQQLVLNTNAQDGFEKKVPKGKICPRTVISMANISRNKKSEKKQEETKLYHSTKKLSLKEAKTSKKSSTVVEVDYSTQHSCPLPCKLAADDGCEKETSHLRRFIEPLLKPRATHSSGVQRKKLGITGCKTVNVNDSAHEKKNVRAVLHATVKNNQPLFTFTVNKETNIIAATQKKTGSSDEGECISVYTFFSVKDYKRNSSWLNQRGRGQTHGVIISNVVAQMRVSSSSSLPSSGSIREFVLFSVELDQESVGKSDLQLKNELAAIIVKRASLNRNAVNKEVEEDNIKDISATVILQSGVHSMPHKGGGPSSLIQRWRTGGSCDCGGWDMGCNLRILTNQHCKNSTTSNSFELFFLGEQAAEYPFLCYEPLKEGIYSVVYDSSLSQLQAFSICMALAESRKMSEITLDRSQKLL, from the exons ATGGAATGTGCTACTTCGTCTCAACCATTGCGTACTCCAGTGAAACAATGCCTGGAGACTCGTTCTGGTGGTGTTGAGCCAGAGCTTGTCAAGTATATGTCCAAGCTACCTGTTTTCTTGGAGAGAGCTGATACCACCCCTCAGGAGAATCTCTTGAGCGTCGGTGTTCTTCCCTGGAGCCGCTTGGAGAATTGGCACCTTAGTCATAATAACCGGATGCTGATGATGCCAGTCAAGAATAGGTTTCCTTCTTCATTGGTTCCGCCGCCTAGTGATAAATCCTCTGCTGGAGCGAGGATTGTGCATCAGAGGAGACACCGTAGCTCGCGGCAGACAAAGAAACCTAAAGACCATAGAGGAGGTCTCAGCGTACCAGATGAGCAGCAGCTGGTTCTGAACACTAATGCACAAGATGGATTTGAGAAGAAGGTTCCTAAAGGGAAGATCTGCCCCAGAACTGTAATCTCTATGGCTAATATTAGTAGAAACAAGAAGAGTGAAAAGAAGCAAGAGGAAACCAAGCTCTATCACTCAACTAAGAAGCTGTCTCTAAAAGAGGCTAAGACCTCCAAGAAGAGTTCAACTGTTGTTGAAGTCGATTACTCTACTCAACATTCTTGCCCCTTGCCATGTAAATTAGCTGCTGATGATGGCTGTGAAAAAGAAACAAGCCATTTAAGAAGGTTTATAGAACCTCTGCTGAAGCCAAGAGCAACTCACTCTTCTGGCgttcaaagaaaaaaactggGTATCACCGGTTGCAAAACAGTAAATGTGAATGATTCAGCTCACGAGAAGAAGAATGTTCGAGCTGTTCTGCATGCAACAGTTAAGAACAACCAGCCACTCTTTACATTTACAGTgaacaaagaaacaaacattattGCAGCCACACAAAAGAAAACGGGAAGCTCGGACGAGGGTGAATGCATTAGTGTTTACACGTTCTTCTCTGTCAAAGACTATAAGAGAAACAGCTCATGGTTAAACCAAAGAGGCAGAGGCCAAACGCATGGTGTTATCATCTCTAACGTTGTTGCTCAGATGCGGGTCTCCTCGAGCTCTTCTTTGCCATCCTCTGGTTCCATCAGAGAGTTTGTTCTCTTCTCTGTGGAGCTTGATCAAGAGAGCGTGGGAAAGTCTGATCTGCAGCTGAAAAACGAGCTAGCCGCGATCATTGTGAAGAGGGCATCACTAAATCGCAATGCAGTAAATAAAGAGGTTGAAGAAGATAACATCAAAGACATTAGTGCTACGGTCATACTTCAAAGCGGTGTTCATAGTATGCCTCATAAAGGAGGAGGGCCGTCGTCTTTGATACAGAGATGGAGAACAGGTGGGTCTTGCGATTGTGGAGGTTGGGATATGGGCTGCAACCTCAGGATTCTTACAAATCAGCACTGCAAGAATTCAACAACTTCAAACTCATTCgagcttttctttttg gGAGAACAAGCAGCAGAGTATCCATTTTTGTGCTATGAACCACTCAAGGAAGGGATATATTCAGTTGTGTATGATTCATCCCTTTCACAACTACAAGCTTTCTCTATATGTATGGCACTTGCTGAGAGTAGGAAAATGTCAGAGATCACCCTTGATCGATCACAAAAGCTCTTGTGA
- the BNAC02G10390D gene encoding uncharacterized protein BNAC02G10390D, with amino-acid sequence MAATLMNRAISRTETVGAFRLSLNLLRNFSAPAAAASPSTENPSSDSIKPKRRKKKNLIEVAQFLPNWGIGYHMAKAHWNGVSYEITKINLYKDGRHGKAWGIVHKDGLRAAEAPKKISGVHKRCWKYIPNLSKTTPATTGSAPAAEVQAA; translated from the exons ATGGCGGCGACTCTTATGAACAGAGCAATCTCCAGAACCGAAACCGTCGGTGCTTTCAGGCTCTCGCTCAACCTCCTGAGAAACTTCTCTGCGCCGGCGGCAGCGGCATCTCCGTCGACCGAAAACCCTAGCTCCGATTCGATTAAACCGAAacgaaggaagaagaagaacctaaTCGAGGTGGCTCAGTTCTTACCCAATTGGGGAATCGGATACCATATGGCCAAAGCTCACTGGAACGGAGTCTCTTACGAGATCACTAAGATCAATCTCTACAAG GATGGTAGGCATGGCAAAGCTTGGGGAATTGTTCACAAAGATG GTTTGCGAGCTGCGGAAGCTCCTAAGAAGATAAGCGGAGTTCACAAACGCTGCTGGAAGTATATCCCTAACCTGTCCAAGACCACACCTGCAACAACAGGCTCTGCACCCGCCGCTGAAGTACAAGCTGCTTGA
- the LOC106446559 gene encoding serine/threonine/tyrosine-protein kinase HT1, whose product MDEEASSWIRRAKFSQTVSYRLNSSKLAFFPVKLNQEKLPGLKPIPDTSSSSSSTSTQADVYVVDSQVQRNPVTNKQRSVSPSPQMALPDVFKEARSERQRFSTPHPRRMDSEKGMKPKLSHKNSFDKRRSFNLRSPSVPIRDLSTLRIQERVKSMKDTGWSKIFDNTGRKVSADDAAEEFRIDTSKLFLGLRFAHGLYSKLYHGKYEDKAVAVKLITVPEDDENGCLGARLEKQFTKEVTLLSRLSHPNVIKFVGAYKDPPSYCVLTEYLPEGSLRSYLHKPENRTLSLKKLIEFALDIAKGMEYIHSRRIIHRDLKPENVLIDEDFQLKIADFGIACEEEYCDMLADDPGTYRWMAPEMIKRKPHGRKADVYSFGLVLWEMVAGAIPYEDMNPIQAAFAVVHKNIRPAIPEDCPGAMKALIEQCWSVAPDKRPEFWQIVKVLEQFRVSLEREGSLNLTSNKICKDPRKSLKHWIKKLGPQGGGGGGGAGGSSSSSGGLGRSAMPNPKFA is encoded by the exons ATGGATGAAGAGGCTTCTTCTTGGATTAGGAGGGCTAAGTTCTCTCAAACTGTTTCTTACCGTCTCAACTCCTCAAAGTTAGCGTTTTTCCCTGTTAAACTCAACCAAGAGAAGCTCCCCGGACTCAAACCAATACCTGAcacgtcatcatcatcatcatccactaGTACGCAAGCTGATGTGTATGTTGTTGATTCCCAAGTACAGAGAAACCCTGTAACCAACAAACAGAGATCCGTTTCCCCTTCCCCTCAGATGGCACTTCCTGATGTGTTTAAGGAAGCTAGGTCCGAGCGTCAGAGGTTCTCCACTCCGCATCCGAGGAGAATGGACTCTGAAAAGGGGATGAAGCCGAAGCTGTCTCATAAAAACTCCTTTGACAAGAGGAGATCGTTCAACTTGCGGTCTCCGTCGGTTCCCATCAGAGATCTGAGCACACTGCGGATTCAGGAGAGGGTGAAGAGCATGAAGGACACGGGATGGTCCAAGATTTTTGATAACACTGGCCGTAAAGTGAGCGCTGACGATGCTGCTGAAGAGTTCCGTATCGACACGTCCAAGCTTTTTCTGGGGCTTAGGTTTGCTCATGGGCTGTATAGCAAACTGTACCATGGGAAGTATGAAGATAAAGCTGTTGCTGTGAAGCTTATCACTGTCCCTGAGGATGACGAGAATGGATGCTTGGGTGCTCGTTTAGAGAAACAGTTTACCAAGGAAGTCACACTTTTGTCACGTTTGTCCCATCCAAATGTTATTAAG TTTGTGGGAGCGTATAAAGATCCGCCTTCATACTGTGTCCTCACGGAGTATTTACCTGAAGGGTCTCTAAGATCTTATCTGCACAAGCCTGAGAATAGGACACTTTCTTTGAAAAAGCTGATCGAGTTTGCTTTGGATATTGCGAAAGGAATGGAGTATATTCACTCACGACGCATTATTCATCGGGATCTTAAGCCGGAAAATGTATTGATCGACGAAGACTTCCAGCTGAAGATTGCTGACTTTGGGATAGCGTGTGAGGAGGAGTACTGTGACATGTTGGCTGATGATCCAGGGACTTATAGGTGGATGGCTCCTGAAATGATTAAAAGGAAACCTCATGGGAGAAAGGCTGATGTTTACAGCTTTGGATTAGTTCTATGGGAAATGGTAGCTGGAGCTATACCTTATGAGGATATGAATCCTATTCAAGCTGCTTTCGCAGTGGTACACAAG AACATTAGGCCGGCTATCCCTGAAGATTGCCCAGGAGCCATGAAAGCTCTGATTGAGCAGTGTTGGTCGGTTGCACCGGACAAGAGACCGGAGTTCTGGCAGATAGTGAAAGTACTTGAACAGTTTAGGGTTTCACTGGAACGTGAAGGGAGCTTGAATCTGACGTCGAACAAGATCTGCAAGGATCCAAGAAAGAGTCTGAAACATTGGATTAAGAAGCTTGGACCgcaaggaggaggaggaggaggaggtgcaggaggcagcagcagcagcagcggcGGCCTTGGTCGCTCTGCCATGCCTAACCCTAAATTCGCTTGA
- the LOC106446560 gene encoding mitochondrial uncoupling protein 2 has protein sequence MADRIEISFLETFICSAFAACFAELFTVPLDTAKVRLQLQKKIPTGDGDSLPKYRGFFGTLSIIAREEGISGLWKGVIAGLHRQCIYGGLRIGLYEPVKTFLVGSDFIGDIPLYQKILAALLTGAIAIIVANPTDLVKVRLQSEGKLPAGVPRRYAGAVDAYYTIVKLEGVGALWTGLGPNIARNAIVNAAELASYDQIKEIIMKIPGFGDSFLTHMLAGLAAGFFAVCIGSPIDVVKSRMMGDSTYRNTIDCFIKTMKTEGIMAFYKGFLPNFTRLGTWNVVMFLTLEQVKKVFLREVLYD, from the exons ATGGCGGATCGGATCGAGATCTCGTTCCTTGAAACTTTCATTTGCAGCGCTTTCGCTGCTTGTTTCGCAGAG TTATTTACTGTACCTTTGGACACAGCCAAAGTAAGGCTTCAGCTCCAAAAAAAGATCCCCACTGGAGACGGTGATAGTTTGCCCAAGTACAGAGGCTTTTTTGGTACTCTATCCATCATTGCTAGAGAAGAAGGCATCTCAGGGCTTTGGAAAGGTGTTATTGCAGGTCTTCATCGTCAATGTATCTACGGTGGTTTACGGATTGGTTTATATGAGCCT GTCAAGACGTTTTTGGTTGGAAGTGACTTTATTGGGGATATTCCTCTTTATCAAAAGATTCTTGCAGCGTTGTTAACAGGAGCTATAGCTATTATAGTAGCTAATCCAACTGATCTTGTGAAAGTTCGGCTACAGTCAGAAGGAAAGTTACCGGCTGGGGTTCCTAGGCGTTATGCTGGAGCTGTAGACGCTTATTATACCATTGTGAAGCTT GAAGGAGTTGGTGCGCTGTGGACAGGGCTTGGTCCTAATATAGCAAGGAACGCTATTGTAAACGCTGCAGAGCTAGCTAGTTATGATCAAATCAAGGAG ATAATTATGAAAATTCCAGGATTCGGAGACAGTTTTCTAACTCATATGTTAGCTGGTTTAGCTGCAGGATTCTTTGCTGTCTGTATCGGTTCTCCAATTGATGTG GTGAAATCTAGAATGATGGGAGACTCTACTTACCGAAACACAATCGATTGCTTCATCAAAACCATGAAGACTGAG GGAATCATGGCATTCTACAAAGGATTCCTACCGAATTTTACACGACTAGGAACTTGGAATGTTGTTATGTTCCTCACACTAGAACAA GTGAAGAAAGTGTTTCTAAGAGAAGTCTTGTACGATTGA